From one Paenibacillus sp. FSL K6-1330 genomic stretch:
- the ispE gene encoding 4-(cytidine 5'-diphospho)-2-C-methyl-D-erythritol kinase — translation MKIYEKAPAKINLMLDVLHKRPDGFHEVEMVMTMIDLADRLEMSEQKRDTIIITSQAGYIPLDEKNLAFQAARLIKERYDVKKGVHIHLDKKIPVAAGLAGGSSDAAATLRGLNRLWGLGIPQEELLALGAELGSDVPFCVTGGTALATGRGEVLTPIPNPPQCWVIVAKPPINVSTAEVYGRLRSEQIQHHPSAERMVEALTQGSFQQMCQSLGNVLEEVTLKMHPEVQQLKEGMLKLGADGALMSGSGPTVFGLVSKESKVARIYNGLRGFCKEVYAVRLLT, via the coding sequence TTGAAAATATACGAAAAAGCACCGGCCAAAATCAATTTGATGCTGGATGTACTTCATAAACGTCCTGACGGCTTCCATGAGGTAGAGATGGTCATGACGATGATTGACCTCGCCGATCGGCTCGAAATGTCCGAACAGAAGCGGGACACCATCATCATCACCTCACAGGCAGGGTACATACCGCTGGACGAGAAGAATTTGGCCTTTCAGGCAGCAAGACTAATTAAAGAGCGCTATGACGTGAAAAAGGGTGTGCATATTCACCTGGACAAAAAAATTCCCGTTGCCGCTGGACTCGCAGGAGGCAGCAGTGATGCAGCGGCAACACTGCGCGGCTTGAACCGCCTCTGGGGACTGGGTATCCCCCAGGAGGAGCTGCTCGCGCTGGGCGCAGAGCTCGGCTCGGATGTGCCGTTCTGTGTAACCGGCGGCACCGCACTGGCTACAGGGCGCGGCGAGGTACTCACGCCGATCCCAAACCCGCCGCAGTGCTGGGTGATCGTGGCGAAGCCGCCGATCAATGTGTCGACGGCGGAAGTGTACGGCCGTTTGCGCAGCGAGCAGATTCAGCACCATCCATCGGCTGAACGCATGGTCGAGGCGCTTACGCAAGGCAGTTTCCAGCAGATGTGCCAATCGCTGGGTAACGTGCTGGAGGAGGTTACCTTGAAGATGCACCCGGAAGTTCAGCAGTTGAAGGAAGGAATGCTGAAATTGGGAGCTGACGGTGCGCTCATGTCCGGAAGCGGTCCAACGGTCTTCGGTCTCGTCTCCAAGGAATCCAAGGTAGCCCGGATTTACAATGGCCTGCGGGGATTCTGTAAGGAAGTGTATGCCGTTCGCCTACTGACTTAG
- the purR gene encoding pur operon repressor, whose translation MKKLKRSERLVDMTQYLLSKPHTLIPLTTFAERYGAAKSSISEDLAIIKDVFESEGLGELQTLAGAAGGVRHIPKLRKDHALRFAEELCQQLQQSDRILPGGYLYMSDLLGQPSLMNEAGKIIATAFADRDIDVVMTVETKGIPLAYATAAQLNLPVVLVRRDHQVTEGSAVSINYVSGSHKSIHTMSLSRRALKERSRVLIVDDFMKAGGTIQGMVDLLGEFNAEVAGVGVLVESGAVETEERLLEDYISLAILSDVDSKTKRITVNPGNYFEK comes from the coding sequence GTGAAAAAATTAAAACGAAGCGAACGATTGGTCGATATGACCCAATATTTACTATCTAAACCGCATACGCTGATTCCGCTGACAACGTTCGCTGAGCGATATGGAGCAGCCAAGTCATCCATCAGTGAGGATTTGGCAATCATTAAGGACGTGTTCGAGAGCGAGGGGCTCGGAGAGCTTCAGACGCTGGCCGGCGCAGCGGGAGGAGTCCGCCACATTCCGAAGCTGCGCAAAGATCATGCCTTGCGGTTTGCGGAGGAGCTGTGTCAGCAGCTTCAGCAATCGGATCGGATTTTGCCGGGAGGTTATTTGTACATGTCTGATCTGCTCGGACAACCTTCGCTGATGAATGAGGCGGGCAAGATCATTGCCACGGCGTTTGCCGACCGGGATATCGATGTGGTCATGACCGTGGAAACCAAAGGGATTCCGCTGGCCTATGCGACAGCGGCACAATTGAACCTGCCGGTCGTACTAGTTCGACGGGACCATCAAGTGACGGAAGGATCGGCCGTAAGCATCAATTATGTATCGGGATCACATAAGAGCATTCATACCATGTCATTATCCCGCCGGGCGCTCAAGGAACGCTCTCGTGTGCTGATCGTGGATGATTTTATGAAGGCAGGCGGGACCATTCAGGGAATGGTCGATCTGCTTGGTGAATTTAATGCAGAAGTCGCAGGTGTCGGTGTGCTGGTAGAGTCAGGAGCGGTGGAAACCGAGGAAAGACTTCTGGAGGACTATATTTCACTAGCCATCTTAAGCGATGTGGACTCCAAAACGAAGAGAATTACCGTAAACCCTGGTAATTACTTCGAAAAATAG
- the spoVG gene encoding septation regulator SpoVG has protein sequence MQITDVRLRRVNSEGRMKAIASITIDNEFVVHDIRVIDGNNGMFVAMPSKRTPDGEFRDIAHPISSGTREKIQSAVLAEYERAATEEEVIEEGA, from the coding sequence ATGCAAATTACGGATGTCAGACTCCGCCGTGTTAACTCTGAGGGGAGAATGAAGGCAATCGCATCCATTACCATCGATAATGAATTTGTCGTTCACGACATTCGCGTCATCGACGGAAACAATGGAATGTTTGTTGCAATGCCGAGCAAACGCACTCCTGATGGAGAATTCCGCGACATTGCCCATCCCATTTCTTCCGGTACTCGCGAGAAAATTCAATCGGCTGTATTGGCCGAGTATGAGCGAGCGGCTACTGAAGAAGAAGTG